Proteins encoded within one genomic window of Pygocentrus nattereri isolate fPygNat1 chromosome 11, fPygNat1.pri, whole genome shotgun sequence:
- the LOC108437709 gene encoding interferon-induced transmembrane protein 1-like → MSQDRFPESVWVWICCNLRSCNKGRQIQDIQQHRTRTATEMQSSYRPMENLPLQGVTGDGTVVVPMPEHPKDYIVWSMSTLYFGNPFCLGLLAFYFSVKSRDRKMVGDLSGAKSYGSTACCINGWALGLIILFIIAAIVIIAATVPAVVNRIQSMSSSDSYSYSG, encoded by the exons ATGTCGCAAGACAGATTCCCGgaaagtgtgtgggtgtggattTGTTGTAACTTGCGCTCCTGCAACAAAGGCAGACAGATCCAGGATATCCAGCAGCACAGAACTCGCACTGCTACAGAGATGCAAAGCTCTTACAGACCCATGGAGAATTTGCCCCTGCAGGGAGTCACAGGAGATGGAACTGTGGTGGTTCCCATGCCTGAACATCCTAAAGATTACATAGTGTGGTCCATGTCCACCCTCTACTTCGGAAACCCGTTCTGCCTGGGGCTGCTGGCCTTTTATTTCTCAGTTAAG tccaGAGACCGGAAGATGGTGGGAGATCTATCAGGAGCAAAATCATACGGATCTACAGCTTGCTGCATCAACGGATGGGCCCTCGGTCTGATTATTCTCTTCATAATAGCTGCCATCGTCATTATAGCAGCAACTGTGCCAGCAGTTGTGAATCGCATTCAATCAATGTCTTCTTCTGACAGTTACTCATACAGTGGTTAA
- the LOC108437710 gene encoding interferon-induced transmembrane protein 1-like: MQSYRPPENFPLHGGTGDGTVVISMPEHPKDYIVWSMASLYFGNPFCLGLLAFYFSVKSRDRKMVGDLTGAKSYGSTACCINGWALGLIIVTAIIIIIAVAVLVSAVTSYAPKYYSNYPNRY, from the exons ATGCAAAGCTACAGACCCCCAGAGAATTTCCCCCTGCATGGAGGCACAGGAGATGGAACTGTGGTGATTTCCATGCCTGAACATCCTAAAGATTACATCGTGTGGTCCATGGCCTCCCTCTACTTCGGAAACCCGTTCTGCCTGGGGCTGCTGGCCTTTTATTTCTCAGTTAAG tccaGAGACCGGAAGATGGTGGGAGATCTAACAGGAGCGAAATCATACGGATCTACAGCTTGCTGCATCAACGGATGGGCCCTCGGTCTGATTATTGTCACCgcaataatcatcatcatcgcgGTGGCTGTGCTTGTGTCAGCCGTGACAAGTTATGCTCctaaatattacagtaattacCCAAACAGATATTAA